A section of the Paenibacillus aurantius genome encodes:
- a CDS encoding DMT family transporter, producing MIGYSALLGAVLIWALSYIVMKAAATEYPQVLFQFWRYAAVAVLYSVCFHRSIKKIPFSLWRIGLLPYGLANFVLSLFSIYAVQYTTPTRVVVINSLIIGVVPLLRWLHDGDKPVRVEKWAIVLALTGIALLVEPKDSALQLGDGLAFVGMLGYAYSIVITNRMLLTERASVIQVSFLAVAGCAVYFTVTALVYAWFHPGGLALRPLLAQPMTMAGVLYMVAFVSVAANLLQVFGQRRLPPVTVSILFCLEPAATAVLDYFLLGHAASVRVILCGILLVGATIITTLPYKEATKREISMPGSEQTGAMGDH from the coding sequence TTGATCGGTTATTCGGCTTTGCTTGGCGCAGTGTTGATTTGGGCCCTGTCCTATATCGTCATGAAAGCGGCAGCAACGGAGTATCCCCAGGTGCTCTTCCAATTTTGGAGGTATGCCGCCGTGGCGGTCCTCTATTCCGTTTGCTTCCATCGTTCGATAAAGAAAATTCCATTTTCGCTTTGGAGGATCGGGCTGCTGCCCTACGGATTGGCCAATTTTGTTCTGAGCTTATTCTCCATCTATGCGGTGCAGTATACGACCCCGACCAGAGTGGTAGTCATCAACAGCTTGATCATCGGGGTCGTTCCGCTGCTGAGATGGCTCCATGACGGGGACAAGCCGGTTCGCGTTGAAAAATGGGCGATTGTCCTTGCGCTTACAGGCATCGCGCTGCTGGTGGAACCGAAGGACAGCGCCCTGCAGCTGGGAGACGGTCTCGCCTTCGTCGGTATGCTCGGCTATGCTTACTCCATCGTTATTACCAATCGGATGCTCCTGACGGAACGGGCATCGGTTATCCAGGTGTCCTTCCTTGCCGTGGCGGGTTGTGCCGTTTATTTTACCGTGACGGCCCTTGTCTATGCCTGGTTCCATCCGGGCGGCTTGGCTCTGCGGCCCTTGCTGGCCCAGCCGATGACGATGGCAGGAGTCTTGTATATGGTTGCTTTTGTCTCTGTTGCGGCCAATTTGCTGCAGGTCTTCGGCCAACGCCGGCTGCCGCCGGTGACGGTATCCATTCTGTTCTGCCTGGAGCCTGCTGCGACAGCCGTGCTGGATTATTTCCTGTTGGGCCATGCTGCATCGGTTCGGGTCATCTTATGCGGAATTCTCCTCGTCGGAGCGACGATTATCACAACATTGCCGTACAAAGAAGCGACGAAAAGAGAGATCAGCATGCCGGGGAGTGAACAAACCGGAGCCATGGGGGACCATTAA
- a CDS encoding metallophosphoesterase family protein: MKLLILSDVHSNVGSLEAIIRKEKDSDLIYCAGDLVDVGFYPQEVIDCVRENKIISVKGNHDELVIQTFRSGKHLEDLPDDQLTWPIVNARKIKESSIAYLETLPKQIDFQLDEVSYSLQHLYKGYETIGSLQEFMGFWNQQTKEHRPKKRLIFGHTHIPSVTYLSNDCLWMNPGSVGYNRPEDPSLAAHYITITNGTIELKQVEHENRIGRSELSRLFAERYYGSRG; encoded by the coding sequence ATGAAGCTGCTAATCCTGTCCGATGTACACAGCAATGTCGGTTCGCTGGAAGCGATTATCCGGAAGGAAAAGGATTCCGATCTGATTTACTGCGCCGGAGATTTGGTGGATGTCGGCTTCTATCCGCAGGAAGTCATCGATTGTGTTCGGGAAAACAAAATCATTTCCGTCAAAGGAAATCATGATGAACTCGTCATCCAAACGTTTCGCAGTGGCAAGCATCTCGAAGATCTTCCGGATGACCAGCTTACGTGGCCGATTGTCAACGCCAGAAAGATAAAGGAGTCCTCTATCGCTTATTTGGAAACCTTACCGAAGCAAATCGATTTTCAGCTCGATGAAGTCTCTTACAGCTTGCAGCATCTCTACAAAGGCTATGAAACGATCGGCAGCTTACAGGAGTTTATGGGCTTTTGGAATCAACAAACCAAAGAGCATCGCCCCAAGAAGAGGTTGATTTTCGGTCATACGCACATCCCTTCCGTCACCTATCTAAGTAACGACTGCTTATGGATGAATCCGGGCAGCGTAGGGTATAACCGTCCCGAAGATCCTTCTCTTGCGGCTCATTATATTACGATAACGAACGGTACGATTGAGCTAAAACAGGTGGAGCACGAAAATCGAATTGGGCGGTCGGAGCTGAGCCGTCTTTTTGCTGAGCGGTATTATGGGAGCCGGGGATGA
- a CDS encoding M55 family metallopeptidase has protein sequence MKIYVSVDMEGIAGIAYKEQTTRGELLYPESRQLLTDEVNAVVEALVQAGAEEIIVKDAHATGLNFLYDRLHPSASYVLGPAVMANRFPGLDATFDGAVLIGYHAMAGTQEAILDHSWSFADIYGLELNGAPIGEIGFEALLFGLHGVPVIFVSGDDKTCAEAKRQLGSVFTYETKKATGRHSGLLKAPKRVYAEIGGVMGEAVRRRKECSAYSIPGPYEMKISYMNTSLADAHYYNETDTFRLDGRTRLLKDDDLLRLLSRTFH, from the coding sequence ATGAAAATTTACGTCAGTGTAGATATGGAAGGAATAGCGGGAATCGCTTACAAGGAACAAACGACACGGGGAGAGCTGTTGTACCCGGAATCGCGGCAGCTGCTCACCGATGAAGTTAACGCCGTAGTCGAAGCCTTAGTCCAAGCAGGAGCGGAGGAGATCATCGTCAAGGATGCTCACGCCACCGGCTTAAACTTCTTATATGACCGCCTGCATCCCTCGGCATCCTATGTCCTGGGTCCGGCGGTAATGGCCAATCGTTTCCCCGGTTTGGATGCCACCTTCGACGGGGCCGTGCTGATCGGGTATCACGCCATGGCGGGTACCCAGGAGGCCATACTGGATCATTCCTGGAGCTTTGCCGACATTTATGGCCTCGAGCTCAATGGTGCGCCAATCGGCGAAATCGGCTTTGAAGCCCTTCTGTTTGGGCTGCACGGGGTCCCGGTCATTTTTGTTTCCGGTGACGATAAAACCTGTGCCGAAGCGAAGCGCCAGCTGGGTTCGGTGTTTACCTATGAGACCAAAAAAGCGACAGGCCGGCATTCCGGACTGCTTAAGGCGCCTAAACGGGTCTACGCGGAAATCGGGGGGGTTATGGGAGAGGCCGTGAGACGAAGAAAAGAGTGCAGCGCCTATTCGATCCCGGGTCCCTATGAAATGAAGATAAGCTACATGAATACCAGCCTGGCGGATGCCCATTATTATAATGAGACGGATACGTTCCGGCTTGACGGAAGGACGAGGCTGCTAAAAGATGATGACTTACTGCGGCTGCTCTCACGCACTTTTCATTAA